The DNA region AACGCCCAATACCGTTGAGACGCGACCTTCGCTACCGGCAAGCTATAGCAGCCTCACTGGCAGCCTTTGCCGACGCACAGGTTCTTGCTGAAGAAGGGCAAGACGTGGTTCTGGAAGCGGTCTGCCACGGCGCTGGTATGGGTGCCGTGGTAAAGATCGAACGTGTTGGCGATGCCGTAGCTGTCGAGAATCCCGTGAAGCTTGCCGGCGCCGACGCGCAAGCCGTCCTGGTCGCCCACGTCGATGGCAATGCCCCGAAACTGACGCAGATTGCCGACATATTGATCGATGAACGCCAGCGGAGCGTTGGCCGCCCACTTCGCCAGGACGTCCGGCTGGGGCGCGCCGTCCTTCACCGGCAGATCGAGATAGAGGGGCGGGTTCTTTGGATTCGGTGACCATGCCGCGGCGGAGGCCAGCTGGACTCTGGCGGCAAACGACAGGCCGGCTGAATCCGCGGGGGTCTTCACCGACTCCAGAGCTTTCACAATCGCCGGATTGGCCGGCCCGCCGCCCATCGGCTCCAGACAGCACGGGCTCATGATGTACAGGCTGCCGAAAACATCCACATGCTTCATCCCAATCCGCGCGGCGCCGTAGCCGCCCATGGAATGGCCGACCAGTCCGCGGCTTGTCCGCCTGGCGATGGTACGGTAATGGGCGTCGATGTGGGCGACCACATCGTGTGCGATGAACTGCTCGAAGTCGCCGGTCGTGACGGAACTCGAGTACATCGATCCGTTGTGCACCGTTTTGGAGTCGGGCAACACCACAATCATGTCCTGCGAACCCAGGGCAAAGGCGCCCTCGATCGCCTGCGGCACCTGGATCTCGTGTGTCCACTGCTCGGCGCCGATCGAGTAGCCATGCAGGGCATAGACGACCGGATAGCGCCTGTTTTTCTCCCTGGCATAGCTTGGCGGCAGGAAGACAACAGTGTCGCGGTCGACCGCATCGCCTTCGAGATTGCCTACCAGCGCATTGCCGTGAATCTTGATGCGCTCGACAGCGACCGGCTTGGCGCCGGGGACGACGGGAAGCGCATCAGTCTTTACCTGCGCCTCCGCGGCGTGCCAAATCCACACGCCCGCGGCGAGAATTGTCACGATGCAGGTCAGGAGCAAAGTCGATGGTCGGGTCTTCATGGAAAGTCCTTTCTTGTGAGCATCCTCAACGTGGCGCACCGAACCGATGGCGATCGCGTCTCATCGGACGGCCTTCCATCTGAAACACGCGCCGTCCTTGCGGTCCGGCTGCGGGCCGTTGGCGGAAATCGTGACCGGCCCGGGATTGTTGGGTTTGGTGGACAGGTAGCGATGATTGGTGAGCGACATGAGCATGGTGTCGCCGCGCATCAGGTTGATCCATTGGAAGGATTCGGCATCGCCGGGTGCTTTTCCGGCGAGATTTTTCAATACGACACTCTCGCCTGCGGCAGAGACAAACCAGCCGTTGCCGGCTTTCAGCGCCACCTCGCCTTTTCCCAAATCGACGATCTGGAATCGAAGATTCCGGGCGGCCGCAAGTGGCGCATTGGCCGCCATGTTGATGAGCGACATGTTCTGAGTGTCGATGGCCAGGATGCTGCCGTCGGCGCCACTGGTCAGCGTGATGGTCTTGCCCACGGGAATCGCGCGTTCCATGCCCCGCGCTCGCGGCTCATCGACCTCGAAGTTGTCGAAGTCGGCATAGCCGCCGGGCTGCCCTGAGGTGTTGTAGTTGAACAGGGAAAGGCGCACTCCCTGGAAAGTCGTGAGCTGGTACGCCATGGTGAAGGGGTCGCCCAGCGAAGCGAAATCCTTGCCGTCGGCGCTCCAACTGAATACCGCTTTCTCGGTGTCGAAGTTGCAGGCAACGCGGAGCCAGATGTGGTTGGGGCTCCTGGCCGCCTCCGTGGTCTTGCGAGTGGTCTGGTCGAAGGTCTGCAGAGTCGTGCGTTCGGCGCTCTTGACCAGGCCGATCCACGCGTAGGGAGCATTCAGCAGCGCCAGGCCGGCGGTATCTCCTGCAACCAAACCCGAGGCGTCAAGCTCGACCGTCACGACACACTCGGGTCCCGGCGGCCGCTGGGTGAGGGTGTTGCGGGCGGCAAAAAAGTCCGCTGCGGGAAGGGAATGGAGTCGAAGCGCACCGGGCTTTTCCGTGAGGGACCACCTGGTGTCATCGGGAACGTGGTTCCATTGCCAGACGGGATTGAGTTTTTGTGACGCGAAATTGTCGCTGCGCACGAACAAGGGCTTGGGATTCTGGATATGCCCGGTGTCGGGCTTGACCCAGGTGTTGGGTGCCTTGCGGAGGTTGCCGTGCAGGCCGATGATCGGGAAATTGTTGTCCCACGTGACCGGGACCAGCGCGACCATGCGGCCGATGCTGCCGTGGTCCTGCATGATGATGCTCCACCATTCGCCCGCAGGGGTATCGACGATGCCGCCCTGATGGAGGGTGAGCCCGCCGCCGGCGTTGGGATCGCTGGGAGTGATGGTGAAGGTTGGATTACTCCCGCGGCCGCCACGGACGCTGTTTTGAGTGGGGGCGCCCAGTGACTCGCCCTGGACCATGCGTTCGACCTGCCAGGGGCCGTCGATCGAATCGGAGCGCGCGACAACCTGGTCGGTGTGCGCACCTGGGATGGCGGAGACGTCATAGTACTTACCGTTGATCTTGTAAAGGTGATGGCCCTCGCCCATGCCTTCGGCGTTCATCTGGCGGCGGGTATTGGGGACAATCTCAGTGATGTCCTTGTTGAGTTCGACGATGACCGGGCGGGTGGCGCCCGAGATAGCGTAGATCTTGCCGTCGTCGTCGAAGAGAACGGACAAGTCATGCATGCCGGCGAGTTGGTTCCGTGCCCACGGACCGTTGGGGGACTTGGAGCGGAAGACCTGGCAGCCGACGTTGTTGACATTGGAAAAGACGTAGAACATGCCGTCGTGGTAGCGAATGCATGGCGCCCAGATGCCCCTGCCGTAGATGTTCCCGCCTTCGAGGCGGAAGGCGGGGCCGAGGTCGAGCCGATCCATGCAGTAGCCGGCGAGTTCCCAGTTCACGAGGTCCCTCGAGTGCAGGACGATGAGCGCGGGATTCATGTGCATGGTCGTGCCGGCGAGGTAGTAATCCTCACCGACGCGGATAATGTTGGGGTCCTCGAATTCCTCATAGAACAGGGGATTGGAGTAGGTACCATTGCCGTTGTCGGCGGTCCAACTCCGTGCCGCAGCAGTGGAGGCCGCGGAAGAATGCGGCGGCGCAGCGGTGTTAACACCGACGGTCAGCGTGACCAGGCTTGCAAACACCAGGAGGAATCGACAGCGTCGCATGGCAATGCACCTCAAACAGGATTACTTCTTCAATGACACGGGCTCGCCCTTCCATAGTATCGACAGCCACTCCCCGCATTGCACAATTCGAAGGATAGGTACAATTGGCTGCCTTTTGTGGCGGTTCCTTCGTGGGTCGCGCCTCTTCAGTCCCCTTCTCCCGATTCTGATGGAAACGCGATATGTTAAGTCCGGGCTTAGGCCCCGCCCAAGCAGCATTCTATAGCCAAACTGTGTTCAGGATCCGGTCATTTTGACACACCTACCCCTTATGGATGCCTCCCCACTCAGTCATTTGAGCGGACGGGCTTCACGGTTGCGTTTCGGGCGATAACAAATTTGGCTTGGAAGTGTTCGGGGCGATGAGAACCGCCGATCCGCTTTAGCTGCTCCGCGTTGCCGCGCCAGACATGGTCGAGCTCATGCGCAATGGCAATTTGAGGTCGCTCATCAGGGCAAACATCGTATGCATGATATTGCTTCGCACATT from Terriglobia bacterium includes:
- a CDS encoding glycoside hydrolase 43 family protein — its product is MRRCRFLLVFASLVTLTVGVNTAAPPHSSAASTAAARSWTADNGNGTYSNPLFYEEFEDPNIIRVGEDYYLAGTTMHMNPALIVLHSRDLVNWELAGYCMDRLDLGPAFRLEGGNIYGRGIWAPCIRYHDGMFYVFSNVNNVGCQVFRSKSPNGPWARNQLAGMHDLSVLFDDDGKIYAISGATRPVIVELNKDITEIVPNTRRQMNAEGMGEGHHLYKINGKYYDVSAIPGAHTDQVVARSDSIDGPWQVERMVQGESLGAPTQNSVRGGRGSNPTFTITPSDPNAGGGLTLHQGGIVDTPAGEWWSIIMQDHGSIGRMVALVPVTWDNNFPIIGLHGNLRKAPNTWVKPDTGHIQNPKPLFVRSDNFASQKLNPVWQWNHVPDDTRWSLTEKPGALRLHSLPAADFFAARNTLTQRPPGPECVVTVELDASGLVAGDTAGLALLNAPYAWIGLVKSAERTTLQTFDQTTRKTTEAARSPNHIWLRVACNFDTEKAVFSWSADGKDFASLGDPFTMAYQLTTFQGVRLSLFNYNTSGQPGGYADFDNFEVDEPRARGMERAIPVGKTITLTSGADGSILAIDTQNMSLINMAANAPLAAARNLRFQIVDLGKGEVALKAGNGWFVSAAGESVVLKNLAGKAPGDAESFQWINLMRGDTMLMSLTNHRYLSTKPNNPGPVTISANGPQPDRKDGACFRWKAVR
- a CDS encoding alpha/beta fold hydrolase, giving the protein MKTRPSTLLLTCIVTILAAGVWIWHAAEAQVKTDALPVVPGAKPVAVERIKIHGNALVGNLEGDAVDRDTVVFLPPSYAREKNRRYPVVYALHGYSIGAEQWTHEIQVPQAIEGAFALGSQDMIVVLPDSKTVHNGSMYSSSVTTGDFEQFIAHDVVAHIDAHYRTIARRTSRGLVGHSMGGYGAARIGMKHVDVFGSLYIMSPCCLEPMGGGPANPAIVKALESVKTPADSAGLSFAARVQLASAAAWSPNPKNPPLYLDLPVKDGAPQPDVLAKWAANAPLAFIDQYVGNLRQFRGIAIDVGDQDGLRVGAGKLHGILDSYGIANTFDLYHGTHTSAVADRFQNHVLPFFSKNLCVGKGCQ